The following coding sequences are from one Ooceraea biroi isolate clonal line C1 chromosome 5, Obir_v5.4, whole genome shotgun sequence window:
- the LOC105280997 gene encoding tyrosine-protein phosphatase non-receptor type 9: protein MAATLTVEQEQATKEFIEAVNKCRAGRRAGPVSWSTAVKFLAARKFEVQRALALYEQHEATRRREGLAVLHPTQEPLLSELRTGKFTVLPSRDATGAAIAIFTAHLHLPQNTTHQTTLQGVVYQLDAALESAETQKHGLVFIYDMSDSKYQHFDYDLSQKILTLLKGGYPAKLKKVLIVTAPLWFKAPFKILRLFVREKLRDRVFTVSIPQLTLHIPRESLPHRLGGTLEVQHEAWLLHCLKSMTNRGGGELCEVTPRVGTPVSPTAQDRTVHQNPNVTTTHSNSTSPVIDKSKQVKDDVANIGDIEISTANGDAWIGTDEAPSPVQPPSSASSGFSDDDSLHGDPGLQAVTMEQFITDIHSRGRAGLIAEYTEIRQRPPDGSFNNAKLRANQSKNRYTDVLCYDHSRVCLSQIDGDATSDYINANFVDGYKQKNAFISTQGPLPKTCGDFWRMVWEQQTLVVVMTTRVVERGRTKCAQYWGPEPGDEVQAGGFTVTTLDVDTNPDYTISMLLLTNNKTDETKEVCHMLYTAWPDYGVPQSATVLLQFLSLVRQQQSKLLASRGDTWAGHPRGPPIVVHCSAGIGRTGTFCTLDICISRLEDTGTVDIRGTVEKIRAQRAYSIQMPDQYVFCHRALAEYALSRGMLSAQHFSMLPAPIEEDSD, encoded by the exons ATGGCAGCCACGTTGACCGTCGAGCAGGAACAA GCTACAAAAGAATTCATAGAGGCCGTGAATAAGTGTAGAGCCGGAAGACGTGCCGGCCCGGTATCCTGGAGCACAGCAGTGAAGTTTTTGGCGGCGCGCAAGTTCGAGGTTCAGCGAGCTTTGGCTCTATATGAGCAGCATGAAGCCACTAGGAGAAGAGAGGGACTAGCAGTCTTGCATCCTACTCAGGAACCCTTGCTCAGCGAGCTACGCACAGGGAAATTTACTGTTCTG cCATCGAGAGACGCAACAGGTGCAGCAATAGCTATTTTTACGGCGCATTTGCATCTTCCACAAAACACTACGCACCAAACGACTCTTCAG GGTGTTGTGTACCAGTTGGACGCCGCCCTCGAAAGTGCAGAAACTCAGAAGCATGGtctagtttttatttatgatatgtCAGACAGCAAGTACCAGCATTTCGACTATGATCTGTCTCAGAAAATTCTGACACTTTTGAAG GGTGGTTATCCTGCGAAACTGAAGAAAGTCTTGATCGTAACGGCGCCATTGTGGTTCAAAGCGCCCTTCAAGATCCTCCGGCTATTTGTACGTGAAAAGTTGAGGGACCGAGTGTTCACGGTATCCATCCCACAACTGACGTTACATATCCCGCGAGAATCATTGCCTCATCGTTTAGGCGGCACGTTGGAGGTACAGCATGAAGCATGGCTACTTCACTGTCTTAAATCCATGACGAACCGAGGCGGGGGTGAACTGTGTGAG GTCACCCCGAGAGTGGGTACACCTGTCTCACCGACAGCGCAGGATCGAACGGTGCATCAAAATCCTAATGTGACCACGACGCACAGTAACTCGACTAGTCCCGTAATTGATAAGAGCAAACAGGTGAAGGACGATGTGGCGAACATTGGCGACATCGAGATCAGCACGGCTAATGGCGACGCGTGGATCGGCACCGATGAAGCGCCATCCCCAGTTCAGCCTCCGTCCTCGGCTAGTTCTGGTTTTAGTGACGATGATAGTCTACATGGCGATCCTGGACTGCAGGCCGTTACGATGGAGCAATTTATAACAGATATACATTCCCGAGGACGCGCCGGCCTCATAGCGGAATACACGGAAATCAGGCAGAGACCGCCGGACGGTTCATTTAACAATGCAAA ATTAAGGGCCAATCAATCGAAGAATCGCTATACCGATGTGCTCTGCTACGACCACAGCAGAGTCTGCCTTTCGCAGATCGACGGGGACGCAACGTCCGATTATATAAACGCGAATTTCGTCGATGGCTATAAACAGAAGAATGCGTTCATCAGCACTCAGGGTCCGTTGCCTAAGACGTGTGGCGATTTTTGGAGAATGGTTTGGGAGCAACAAACATTGGTCGTCGTTATGACCACGAG AGTGGTGGAACGTGGGCGCACAAAGTGCGCGCAGTACTGGGGGCCGGAACCGGGCGACGAGGTGCAAGCCGGTGGGTTCACCGTAACTACCCTTGACGTCGATACAAATCCAGATTACACAATATCCATGCTTCTCCTTACAAATAATAAG ACTGATGAGACGAAGGAGGTTTGTCATATGCTGTACACGGCATGGCCGGATTACGGTGTTCCTCAATCGGCTACAGTTTTACTGCAGTTCTTGTCCCTAGTGAGACAGCAACAAAGCAAATTGCTCGCTAGCAGAGGTGATACATGGGCGGGACATCCTCGCGGACCACCTATAGTCGTACATTGCAGCGCTGGTATCGGAAGGACAG GTACGTTTTGCACCTTGGATATTTGCATATCGCGATTGGAGGACACCGGAACCGTGGACATACGAGGTACCGTCGAGAAGATCAGAGCGCAGAGGGCCTACAGTATTCAGATGCCGGATCAGTACGTGTTCTGCCATCGTGCTCTAGCGGAGTATGCGCTCTCCCGGGGGATGCTTAGCGCGCAGCATTTCTCCATGTTACCTGCACCGATCGAGGAGGACTCGGATTAG